The following proteins are encoded in a genomic region of Paenibacillus sp. FSL R7-0273:
- a CDS encoding beta-galactosidase, which translates to MINNKLPKIWYGGDYNPEQWDAPVWAEDERMFKLAGIDVATINVFSWAMIQPSEDTYDFSELDELMDRLYKNGTYVCLATGTGAHPAWMAHRYPEVTRVDVQGRKRKFGGRHNSNPNSQVYRKYSARLAGKLAERYKDHPALLIWHISNEYGGYDYSEESAAAFRVWLKERYGSLDRLNKAWNTKFWGHVFYDWEEIVVPNELSEEWNGNRTNFQGISLDYRRFMSHSLLECYKLEKEAIREHSTNIPVTTNLMGFYPELDYFEWAKHMDVISWDNYPALDTPVSYTAMTHDLMRGLKNGQPFMLMEQTPAQQNWMPYNSVKRPGVMRLWSYQAVARGADTVLFFQLRRSIGACEKYHGAVIEHVGHEHTRVFRECAELGRELELLGDELLDAVSAAQIGILYDWENRWALDLSSGPTVALDYVKEVHKYYDALYQQNIEADIIGVEEDLFKYKVVIAPVMYMIKPGFAAKVEAFVKAGGTFVTTFFSGIVNENDLVTVGGYPGELRKVLGIWAEEIDALLPEMSNEIVMNSDWGALSGSYTCNLLCDLIHSEGAEVLARYGSDFYKGMPVLTANSFGEGKAYYVASSPEAGFLHGFLANLAKENGIEPLVSAPEGVESVQRVKDGVSYLFLLNHNEGESIADIGGATRTDLLTGKAYSGTAVVPGRGVLILSDKN; encoded by the coding sequence GTGATCAATAATAAATTACCGAAGATATGGTACGGCGGCGATTATAATCCTGAGCAATGGGATGCTCCGGTATGGGCAGAGGATGAACGGATGTTCAAGCTGGCCGGAATTGATGTAGCTACCATTAACGTATTTTCGTGGGCGATGATTCAGCCTTCGGAAGATACCTATGATTTCTCAGAGCTGGACGAGCTAATGGACCGTCTATATAAAAATGGAACGTATGTCTGTCTCGCTACAGGGACAGGGGCTCATCCTGCGTGGATGGCTCACCGCTATCCGGAGGTAACCCGTGTCGATGTCCAGGGCCGCAAACGCAAATTCGGCGGACGCCATAACTCCAATCCGAACAGCCAGGTATACCGTAAATATTCGGCCAGACTGGCCGGTAAGCTGGCAGAGCGCTATAAGGACCATCCTGCGCTGCTGATCTGGCATATCTCCAACGAGTATGGCGGCTATGATTATTCCGAGGAATCTGCAGCGGCCTTCCGGGTCTGGCTGAAGGAGCGGTACGGCTCGCTGGACAGGCTGAACAAAGCCTGGAATACCAAGTTCTGGGGCCATGTCTTCTATGACTGGGAAGAGATTGTGGTGCCGAATGAGCTTAGTGAGGAGTGGAACGGCAACCGGACCAACTTCCAGGGCATTTCGCTGGATTACCGCAGATTCATGTCCCACAGCCTGCTGGAATGCTACAAGCTGGAGAAGGAAGCGATCAGGGAGCACAGCACCAACATTCCCGTGACGACCAACCTGATGGGCTTCTATCCGGAGCTGGATTATTTTGAGTGGGCCAAGCATATGGACGTGATCTCGTGGGACAACTATCCGGCCCTCGATACTCCGGTCAGCTATACAGCGATGACGCATGATCTGATGCGCGGGCTGAAGAACGGCCAGCCGTTCATGCTGATGGAGCAAACACCGGCTCAGCAGAACTGGATGCCGTACAACTCCGTGAAACGCCCGGGCGTGATGCGGCTGTGGAGCTATCAGGCTGTGGCGCGCGGTGCGGACACCGTGCTGTTCTTCCAGCTGCGCCGCTCCATCGGTGCGTGCGAGAAGTATCATGGCGCCGTTATTGAGCATGTGGGCCATGAGCATACCCGCGTATTCCGTGAATGTGCGGAGCTCGGCCGGGAGCTGGAGCTGCTCGGGGATGAGCTGCTGGATGCAGTCAGCGCGGCACAGATCGGCATCCTCTATGACTGGGAGAACCGCTGGGCGCTTGACCTGTCGAGCGGACCGACTGTGGCCCTCGATTATGTAAAAGAAGTCCATAAATACTACGACGCGCTCTATCAGCAGAATATCGAAGCCGATATTATCGGCGTTGAAGAAGACCTCTTCAAGTACAAAGTAGTTATCGCACCGGTAATGTATATGATCAAGCCGGGCTTTGCCGCAAAGGTTGAGGCTTTCGTTAAGGCAGGAGGTACGTTCGTAACCACCTTCTTCAGCGGAATCGTTAATGAGAACGATCTGGTTACAGTGGGCGGGTATCCGGGAGAGCTTCGCAAGGTGCTTGGCATCTGGGCGGAAGAGATTGACGCGCTGCTGCCGGAGATGAGCAATGAAATCGTAATGAATAGCGACTGGGGAGCACTGAGCGGGTCATACACATGCAATCTGCTCTGTGATCTTATCCATTCTGAGGGTGCAGAGGTGCTGGCACGTTATGGCTCTGATTTCTACAAAGGAATGCCTGTATTGACTGCTAACAGCTTCGGCGAAGGCAAAGCTTATTATGTGGCATCCAGCCCGGAAGCGGGCTTCCTGCATGGCTTCCTTGCCAATCTGGCCAAGGAGAACGGCATTGAGCCGCTGGTTAGCGCACCGGAAGGCGTCGAATCCGTTCAGCGGGTGAAGGATGGCGTATCCTATCTGTTCCTGCTGAACCACAATGAAGGAGAAAGCATTGCAGATATCGGCGGAGCAACACGTACCGATCTGCTCACGGGCAAGGCTTACAGCGGGACAGCTGTGGTTCCGGGCCGTGGTGTGCTGATTCTGTCCGATAAGAATTAG
- a CDS encoding amidase family protein, with protein sequence MSFEIVEATIPEIGAAIAAGDITSRQLVLLYYERIAEHDKNGLTINSVLEINPDALFIAEALDRERELLGPRGPMHGIPVLLKDNINTGDKMHTSAGSLALADSFAGEDAFIVKRLRKAGAIIMGKANMTEFANFMTNGMPSGYSSRGGQVLNPYNISTPTGGSSAGSAVAVACNFCTVSVGTETSGSILNPGNLGSIVGIKPTVGLLSRSGILPLSNTQDTAGPMGRTVRDAVLLLNAMLGQDDNDAAMGTGTGRVHEDYTVFLDPDGLKGARIGIPRDYYFEELTEEQLALFNASVEKMRELGAVIIDPAEIRTAREIKYSSVVLNEFKTSLNAYLAGLGPGAKMRTLKDIIDFNHAHPQETLRYGQSTLIDAEYTSSGTMTEPNYLRDRITDLRLCKELGIDATMKEYELDALLFPADFGARITSRSGYPSIVVPSGYTPAGAPFGVTFSAQAYQEPLLIKLAYAYEQHYKVRKPPSLRSFV encoded by the coding sequence ATGAGCTTTGAAATTGTAGAGGCTACTATTCCGGAGATTGGGGCGGCAATTGCCGCCGGAGACATTACTTCCAGACAGCTGGTTCTCCTGTATTACGAGCGCATCGCCGAGCATGACAAAAACGGCCTGACCATTAACTCTGTGCTGGAGATCAATCCGGATGCGCTGTTCATCGCCGAAGCTTTGGACAGGGAACGTGAGCTGCTGGGTCCGCGCGGGCCGATGCACGGAATTCCGGTCCTGCTCAAGGACAATATCAATACAGGGGATAAAATGCATACCAGCGCCGGCTCACTGGCGCTGGCGGATTCCTTTGCCGGGGAGGATGCCTTTATTGTGAAGAGGCTCCGTAAGGCCGGGGCCATTATAATGGGCAAGGCTAACATGACGGAGTTCGCCAATTTTATGACGAACGGTATGCCCTCAGGCTATAGCTCCCGAGGCGGACAGGTGCTGAATCCCTACAATATCTCAACACCGACCGGCGGCTCCAGCGCCGGCTCAGCTGTAGCCGTTGCCTGCAATTTCTGCACAGTATCGGTGGGCACAGAAACATCCGGGTCCATTCTTAATCCCGGTAATCTCGGCTCGATCGTAGGCATCAAGCCGACTGTCGGCCTGCTCAGCCGATCAGGCATTCTGCCGCTGTCCAACACCCAGGACACTGCCGGCCCGATGGGCAGAACCGTACGCGATGCGGTCCTGCTGCTGAATGCCATGCTTGGGCAGGATGACAATGATGCTGCGATGGGCACCGGCACCGGCAGAGTCCATGAGGACTATACCGTCTTTCTCGACCCGGACGGCCTGAAGGGGGCGCGGATCGGAATTCCGCGCGATTATTATTTTGAAGAGCTGACAGAGGAGCAGCTTGCGCTGTTCAATGCTTCTGTTGAGAAGATGCGGGAGCTGGGGGCTGTAATCATAGATCCGGCTGAAATCCGCACCGCGCGGGAGATTAAATATTCCTCTGTTGTATTGAATGAATTCAAGACTTCCCTCAATGCCTATCTTGCCGGGCTTGGCCCTGGCGCTAAGATGCGGACGCTGAAGGATATTATAGACTTCAACCATGCCCATCCGCAGGAGACGCTGCGCTATGGGCAATCGACCCTGATCGATGCCGAATACACCTCATCCGGTACAATGACTGAACCGAATTACCTGCGCGACCGTATCACCGACCTGCGGCTCTGCAAGGAGCTGGGCATTGACGCTACCATGAAGGAATACGAGCTGGATGCGCTGCTGTTCCCTGCTGATTTTGGCGCCAGAATTACTTCAAGATCGGGTTATCCTTCAATTGTTGTTCCATCCGGCTACACCCCGGCCGGAGCCCCGTTCGGAGTGACCTTCTCGGCGCAGGCCTATCAGGAGCCGCTGCTGATCAAGCTGGCCTATGCCTACGAGCAGCATTATAAAGTGCGTAAGCCGCCTTCACTGCGCAGCTTTGTTTAA
- a CDS encoding Ger(x)C family spore germination protein → MYKRLLPLILCLSLLTTAITGCWSSKEIEDLALYTGLALDLGELTKAEQELEEKGVHYSKENKITATVQIVPVKTIGIKDKQGTQQAAPYHNVSGTGDSVLEIFRQFSIRNDRPIVGHHLKVIVVSAELLKRQSIDQLMDFVLRDNDIRPSTLVFISQGRAKDTMISNNDEVPSFHIRQMIRNQIRTSKVMSPVILSHMDALMHAKRSFALQNLVTADGETEFAGAAVIKGSTGHWVGNLNQEDTECLSWLTKKSSSGVIKAYDWDNEPMTYEMKAMNSKIKARVDGDEITFNVSIETEGRLIETWNSSGVPSTGEYAKKTSEIFEKKLKEMMDHLIVKLQKEYKADVAGFGKALSIQQPKTWRKVKDHWDETFSSSTIKIKFDLSITDFGSFTE, encoded by the coding sequence ATGTATAAGCGGTTATTGCCGCTTATCCTCTGCCTCTCTCTGCTCACTACTGCCATAACCGGATGCTGGAGCAGCAAGGAGATAGAGGATCTGGCGCTGTACACCGGCCTCGCCCTGGATCTCGGGGAGCTGACCAAGGCGGAGCAGGAGCTGGAAGAAAAAGGGGTTCATTACTCCAAAGAGAATAAGATTACGGCAACGGTCCAGATTGTCCCGGTAAAGACCATAGGCATTAAGGATAAGCAAGGCACCCAGCAGGCTGCACCCTATCATAATGTCTCCGGCACCGGGGATTCCGTGCTTGAAATTTTTCGCCAGTTCTCTATCCGGAACGACCGCCCGATTGTCGGCCATCATCTTAAAGTCATCGTTGTCTCAGCTGAGCTGCTGAAGCGGCAGAGCATCGATCAGCTGATGGATTTTGTATTGCGTGATAATGATATCCGTCCCAGTACATTGGTTTTTATCAGCCAGGGCCGGGCAAAGGATACGATGATCTCAAACAATGATGAGGTGCCCTCCTTCCACATCCGGCAGATGATCCGCAATCAAATACGGACCAGTAAGGTGATGAGTCCGGTGATTTTGTCCCATATGGATGCTCTTATGCATGCTAAGCGCAGCTTCGCGCTGCAAAACCTGGTTACCGCCGATGGTGAAACCGAGTTTGCCGGAGCAGCAGTGATTAAGGGAAGTACAGGACACTGGGTCGGCAATCTGAATCAGGAGGACACGGAATGTCTATCCTGGCTGACTAAAAAAAGCTCCTCCGGTGTGATCAAGGCCTATGACTGGGACAACGAGCCAATGACCTATGAAATGAAAGCAATGAACAGTAAAATCAAAGCCCGGGTAGACGGAGATGAAATTACCTTCAACGTATCTATTGAAACGGAGGGCCGGCTGATTGAAACCTGGAACAGCTCCGGCGTACCTTCCACTGGAGAATATGCAAAAAAAACCAGCGAGATCTTTGAAAAGAAGCTGAAGGAGATGATGGATCATCTTATCGTTAAGCTTCAAAAGGAGTACAAGGCAGATGTGGCCGGCTTTGGGAAGGCGCTCAGCATCCAGCAGCCCAAGACCTGGAGAAAAGTCAAAGATCACTGGGACGAAACGTTCAGCAGCTCCACTATCAAGATCAAATTTGATCTCAGCATTACGGATTTCGGCTCATTTACCGAATAG
- a CDS encoding spore germination protein: protein MLATIISYIPGWAIFGQAGIALLFPLAGHGLYKALYSLVGSGRAVESPGTKNSDPNKGLQAAADTGAAPSPRCFSGDYASDLKFIKDSIGSNSDLHFKEFTISGLQKQAVLIFVDGMQNDRQLNLEIMQYLMSETATDSLSDPEKALSELPFIHLTEASDLTMFNQSVLFGHAGLLVEGMPRVLLIEPPDSIDRTLGEPVSEALLRGPRLGFSEVLSENTSILRRQGLCDQLEMRSYQAGSRIRRDIVLAYMKDIVNPEVLKEVETRISKLDIDFLAESGYIEQLIEDNYLSPFQQVQNTERPDRVISALLEGRIAILLDGTPFALIVPVTFSMLLQSPEDYYERWLPGSMIRLLRFAASFMALMAPALYISFISFHPGLIPTELALSIIETRQGVPFPSIIEVLILEISIEILREAGIRLPKPVGPAMGIVGGLIIGDAAVNAGIVSPFLVIVVAVTAISSFSIPMYSAGLTLRMLRFVGMGFAALLGMFGTILFFLLLCSHLTKLKSFGVPYLTPVTPYRLADWKDLFLRAPLSLMKRRPIMMKTQNNRRKS from the coding sequence TTGCTTGCTACCATCATATCCTATATCCCGGGCTGGGCAATCTTCGGACAGGCAGGCATCGCCCTGCTGTTCCCTCTTGCCGGGCATGGCCTTTACAAGGCCTTGTACTCTCTGGTTGGCAGCGGGAGAGCCGTGGAATCACCGGGAACCAAAAATTCTGATCCGAACAAAGGGCTTCAGGCTGCTGCAGATACCGGAGCTGCCCCGTCCCCGCGATGCTTCAGCGGCGATTACGCTTCCGATCTCAAATTTATTAAAGATTCAATCGGCAGCAACTCCGATCTTCATTTCAAGGAGTTTACCATAAGCGGGCTGCAGAAGCAGGCTGTACTCATCTTCGTAGACGGTATGCAGAATGACCGTCAGCTGAATCTGGAGATCATGCAGTATCTGATGTCCGAAACGGCAACGGACTCGCTGTCAGATCCCGAAAAGGCCTTGTCGGAGCTGCCTTTCATTCATCTCACCGAAGCCAGTGATCTGACCATGTTTAATCAGTCCGTGCTGTTCGGGCATGCCGGGCTGCTTGTTGAAGGAATGCCGCGAGTCCTTCTTATTGAACCGCCTGACAGCATCGATCGTACGCTTGGCGAGCCGGTATCAGAAGCGCTGCTGCGCGGGCCAAGGCTCGGCTTCTCGGAGGTACTGAGTGAGAATACCTCCATCTTACGACGCCAGGGTCTCTGTGATCAGCTGGAGATGCGCTCATACCAGGCGGGATCCAGGATTCGGAGGGATATTGTCCTTGCCTACATGAAGGACATTGTTAATCCGGAGGTGCTCAAGGAAGTTGAGACGCGCATCAGCAAGCTGGATATCGATTTTCTGGCAGAATCAGGCTATATTGAGCAGCTAATTGAGGATAACTATTTAAGCCCGTTTCAGCAGGTGCAGAATACCGAGCGCCCTGACCGGGTGATCAGCGCCCTGCTGGAGGGAAGAATCGCCATACTGCTGGACGGTACACCTTTTGCCCTGATTGTTCCAGTCACCTTCAGCATGCTGCTCCAGTCACCGGAGGATTATTATGAACGCTGGCTGCCCGGCTCCATGATCCGGCTGCTGCGCTTCGCCGCCTCTTTTATGGCGCTGATGGCCCCAGCTCTGTACATCTCTTTCATCTCCTTCCATCCGGGTCTGATTCCGACAGAGCTGGCGCTGTCAATCATCGAGACCCGGCAGGGGGTTCCCTTTCCATCGATTATAGAGGTACTGATTCTGGAAATCTCCATTGAAATCCTGCGCGAGGCCGGCATCCGGCTGCCTAAGCCGGTAGGTCCTGCGATGGGCATTGTCGGCGGTCTGATTATCGGAGACGCCGCTGTTAACGCAGGCATTGTCAGCCCGTTTCTCGTCATTGTTGTTGCAGTAACTGCCATCTCGTCATTCTCCATTCCGATGTACAGTGCCGGTCTTACGCTTCGTATGCTCCGCTTTGTCGGCATGGGCTTTGCTGCGCTTCTGGGAATGTTCGGGACCATATTATTTTTCCTGCTGCTCTGCAGCCATCTCACCAAGCTGAAAAGCTTCGGGGTGCCCTACCTTACTCCAGTGACACCCTACCGGCTGGCAGACTGGAAGGACCTGTTCTTACGGGCACCGCTCAGCCTGATGAAACGCAGACCCATTATGATGAAAACGCAGAACAACAGGCGTAAGTCCTAA
- a CDS encoding GerAB/ArcD/ProY family transporter: MFSRTDDKITATQAAVFLNNTVLGAGILTLPRGVSEAVKTPDSWLSVLLGGVIVMAVVTLMVKISQQFPGKTIFQYAGKIVGRVPGALLCLLLVLYFLVLAGFEIRSLAEVTLFFLLEGTPIWAIILPFIWAGTYLVYGGINAIARVYQIAFPISIMILIICYTLSLRLFDIDNLRPVLGEGILPVIRGLKSTVLVYSGCEVVMTLVAFMQRPEKAVKAMLIGIGIPVGLYFVTVVMVIGGLSIDSVVTSTWPTIDLIRSFEITGFLFERMEFPLMVIWLMQMFCNFCSFFFQASLGISQIFRLKVHPVIYMLVPVIFISAMIPKSVSEVFSLGDFIGKSGLVLFLLLPVLLSIIWLIRTKGLKQHV; the protein is encoded by the coding sequence ATGTTTTCCCGTACAGACGACAAAATTACCGCTACACAAGCCGCAGTATTCCTTAATAACACCGTGCTTGGGGCCGGGATTCTAACCCTGCCACGGGGAGTAAGCGAAGCTGTAAAGACGCCTGATTCCTGGCTGTCCGTCCTGCTCGGCGGAGTTATTGTGATGGCGGTTGTCACCTTGATGGTAAAGATCAGTCAGCAGTTTCCGGGCAAAACCATATTTCAGTATGCAGGAAAAATTGTCGGACGGGTACCCGGCGCACTGCTCTGCCTGCTGCTGGTTCTCTACTTTCTGGTGCTGGCGGGCTTTGAAATCCGTTCGCTGGCTGAGGTCACTTTGTTCTTCCTGCTGGAGGGCACGCCGATCTGGGCAATCATTCTGCCTTTTATATGGGCGGGAACCTATCTCGTATACGGCGGAATCAACGCCATCGCCAGGGTTTATCAGATTGCTTTTCCTATCAGCATTATGATTCTGATTATCTGCTATACACTTAGTCTACGGCTATTTGATATCGATAATCTTCGTCCTGTCCTGGGAGAGGGGATTCTCCCTGTCATTCGAGGCCTGAAATCGACAGTGCTGGTCTACAGCGGCTGTGAGGTTGTCATGACACTTGTGGCCTTTATGCAGAGGCCTGAAAAAGCAGTCAAAGCAATGCTGATCGGCATCGGCATTCCGGTCGGATTGTATTTTGTCACAGTCGTCATGGTTATCGGCGGTTTATCCATTGATTCGGTTGTGACGAGCACCTGGCCGACCATCGACCTGATCCGCAGCTTTGAAATCACGGGCTTTCTGTTCGAACGGATGGAGTTTCCCCTGATGGTCATCTGGCTGATGCAAATGTTCTGCAACTTCTGCAGCTTCTTTTTCCAGGCCTCGCTGGGCATTTCGCAAATCTTCCGGCTGAAGGTGCATCCGGTGATTTATATGCTGGTTCCGGTGATTTTTATCTCAGCCATGATTCCCAAATCCGTTAGTGAGGTATTTAGCCTGGGGGATTTCATCGGAAAATCAGGGCTCGTGCTGTTCCTGCTGCTGCCGGTGCTGCTCTCCATCATTTGGCTGATCCGCACGAAAGGACTGAAGCAGCATGTATAA
- a CDS encoding DUF6612 family protein, whose amino-acid sequence MTRWGKGVLALLVALSVAGCTNDGATKGQTAAKADLPGAEELIDRIAEAGRGLNSYVQESQAWIATGIPADGGEASFTSDTTMTTEYILDPLQMHQTGSMIIGDKEPAETEAYFKEDSYYMLLEGLWRKMPDSFLEDLRLTVQVQSSPVRRMEMLKTILPYVNVSEAGEEYVLNVALSGEETKDLESFYELQYSSREVAAEMLQLLKSMSLEYRVSKETYWPTGTSEELVTEEMLDGDGAYREVKQKATMSQYNSVKEIAVPVEALQAAE is encoded by the coding sequence TTGACTAGATGGGGAAAAGGTGTACTGGCCTTGCTTGTTGCATTAAGCGTGGCGGGCTGTACGAATGATGGAGCAACCAAGGGGCAAACGGCAGCAAAAGCCGATCTTCCGGGCGCAGAAGAGCTGATAGACAGAATCGCTGAAGCGGGACGCGGGCTGAACAGCTATGTGCAGGAGTCGCAGGCCTGGATTGCAACCGGGATTCCGGCGGACGGCGGGGAGGCCAGCTTCACCTCGGATACCACGATGACGACGGAGTATATTTTGGACCCGCTGCAGATGCACCAGACGGGCTCCATGATAATCGGAGATAAGGAGCCTGCGGAGACAGAGGCGTATTTTAAAGAGGACAGCTATTATATGCTATTGGAAGGCTTGTGGCGGAAGATGCCGGACTCCTTTTTGGAAGATTTAAGGCTTACAGTACAGGTGCAGTCCAGTCCCGTGCGGCGGATGGAGATGCTCAAGACAATCTTGCCTTACGTGAACGTATCGGAAGCGGGGGAGGAGTACGTATTAAATGTGGCGTTGTCCGGTGAGGAGACGAAGGACCTGGAGAGCTTTTACGAGCTTCAGTACAGTAGTAGGGAAGTAGCAGCAGAGATGCTTCAGCTGCTCAAAAGCATGAGCCTGGAATACCGCGTGAGTAAGGAGACTTACTGGCCTACCGGAACTAGTGAGGAGCTGGTGACCGAAGAGATGCTGGACGGGGACGGCGCATACAGGGAAGTGAAGCAGAAGGCCACCATGAGCCAGTATAACAGCGTTAAGGAAATAGCAGTTCCCGTGGAAGCGCTGCAGGCGGCAGAGTAG
- a CDS encoding YciI family protein: protein MEAKETQEDICYVILLSPTEHDRRDMEIIRAHVRHLQELEHSGQLVLCGPFSDYPGGMVIIRAASREEAVRIAERDPYVTTGIRSYELRTWGLSHAGNRHMGIAAE, encoded by the coding sequence ATGGAAGCAAAGGAGACGCAGGAGGATATTTGTTATGTCATCTTGCTCAGTCCTACGGAGCACGACCGCAGGGATATGGAGATTATCCGTGCGCATGTAAGGCATCTGCAGGAGCTGGAGCACAGCGGACAGCTGGTGCTGTGCGGGCCGTTCAGCGATTATCCGGGAGGAATGGTTATAATCCGGGCGGCCTCGCGTGAAGAAGCCGTCCGAATTGCCGAGCGGGATCCCTATGTTACCACGGGGATCCGCAGCTATGAGCTTCGTACCTGGGGCCTGTCGCATGCAGGCAACAGGCATATGGGCATAGCTGCGGAGTAA
- a CDS encoding AraC family transcriptional regulator has product MITSLPRRIVFAREGGEHLPITLDSMGYNPDQEAVTRPDGYYVYHWLQTTSGEGIIHFENKKLTLSEGSGVLLLPGTPHKYEALSPQNWCTYYLTFGGSSARHILESAGMHSNSFYRWEHESPLTGMLQEMLDRHDAAADMFSLGVSADAYRFMLTLNKYGHLHNNTSISRNIDKLQPLLKWMDIHYGDPSIGLYDLAAQLDVSGRYLNSLFLQTFGLSPYAYFVRLRIRKSKELLVSKPAMTVKTISGLVGFRDVSHFVATFRKQSGTTPDQFRRLH; this is encoded by the coding sequence ATGATAACTTCACTCCCGCGCAGAATTGTATTCGCCCGCGAGGGCGGCGAGCATCTGCCGATTACACTGGACAGCATGGGCTATAATCCGGATCAGGAGGCAGTGACACGGCCGGACGGCTATTATGTATATCACTGGCTGCAGACAACCTCCGGTGAAGGGATCATTCACTTCGAGAACAAGAAGCTTACGCTGTCAGAGGGCAGCGGTGTGCTGCTCCTGCCGGGTACCCCGCATAAGTATGAGGCCCTATCCCCGCAGAACTGGTGCACCTATTATCTCACCTTCGGCGGCAGCTCAGCCCGGCATATTCTGGAGTCAGCCGGCATGCATTCGAACTCCTTTTACCGCTGGGAGCACGAGTCGCCGTTGACCGGTATGCTGCAGGAGATGCTGGACCGTCATGATGCGGCTGCCGATATGTTCAGCCTGGGCGTGTCCGCCGATGCCTACCGGTTTATGCTGACGCTTAACAAATACGGGCATCTGCACAACAACACCTCCATCTCCCGCAACATCGACAAGCTGCAGCCGCTTCTTAAATGGATGGATATCCATTACGGCGACCCCTCTATCGGCCTGTATGATCTTGCTGCACAGCTTGATGTGTCCGGCCGTTATCTCAACAGCCTGTTCCTGCAGACCTTCGGGCTCTCCCCGTATGCTTATTTCGTACGCCTGCGGATCCGCAAAAGCAAGGAGCTGCTCGTAAGCAAGCCGGCGATGACAGTCAAGACCATCTCGGGGCTTGTCGGCTTCCGCGATGTCAGCCACTTCGTCGCCACCTTCCGCAAGCAATCCGGCACAACGCCAGATCAGTTCCGGCGGCTGCATTGA
- a CDS encoding DUF1273 domain-containing protein has translation MTTLLVTGYRAHELGIFDNKHQGIPYIRKALENRLIPLIEDGVDWVITPGQYGVDLWACEVVLELKRQYPQLKLGIITAHANPEEKWKEDKQNEYRRIVAGADYYGAVSNAPYDGSWQFRARDDLLFRKSDAILLFYDEEAAEGSSKFVKERALKLHAESDFGFHLMLAEEIQNIADEESRSDYE, from the coding sequence ATGACAACTTTACTGGTTACAGGCTACCGTGCGCATGAGCTCGGGATTTTTGATAATAAGCATCAAGGAATTCCATATATCAGAAAAGCGCTGGAGAACAGGCTCATTCCGCTCATTGAAGACGGTGTGGACTGGGTGATTACGCCGGGACAATATGGTGTGGATCTCTGGGCCTGCGAGGTAGTGCTGGAGCTGAAGCGGCAGTATCCGCAGCTGAAGCTGGGGATTATTACGGCACATGCCAATCCGGAAGAAAAGTGGAAGGAGGACAAGCAGAATGAGTACCGGCGGATCGTGGCGGGGGCGGATTATTACGGTGCGGTCAGTAATGCTCCGTATGACGGGAGCTGGCAGTTCCGGGCCAGAGATGATCTCCTGTTCCGCAAAAGCGATGCGATTCTTCTGTTCTATGACGAGGAAGCGGCTGAAGGCAGCTCGAAATTTGTGAAGGAACGGGCGCTGAAGCTGCATGCGGAGAGCGACTTCGGATTCCACCTGATGCTGGCGGAAGAGATTCAGAATATTGCCGATGAGGAAAGCCGGAGCGATTATGAATAG